A section of the Rummeliibacillus pycnus genome encodes:
- a CDS encoding lysoplasmalogenase, whose product MKIIHLITLIIFFSVLYIFFIPEQSFLLKILFKIIPIILMLTLIYLQRDLNNPLFSKWLLIGLLFCMFGDATLHWFLLGLSFFLIGHICYIVAFFQVKVKTINPYIAISLLAYGMVMVAWIAGNIFRTGNYGLGIAVCCYIAVILTMGWSAFQTYSPFIILGALSFIFSDSILAMDMFITDIPTAHILIMTSYYSAQLLFTLSTLKYSVARKKVLEL is encoded by the coding sequence ATGAAAATAATACATCTTATTACACTCATAATTTTCTTTTCTGTTCTTTATATTTTCTTCATACCTGAACAATCCTTTTTACTGAAAATTTTGTTTAAAATTATTCCCATCATCTTAATGCTTACTCTCATCTATTTACAGCGTGATTTAAACAATCCACTATTTTCAAAATGGCTTCTTATAGGATTATTATTCTGCATGTTTGGAGATGCCACTCTACACTGGTTTTTATTGGGGTTATCTTTCTTTCTAATTGGTCATATCTGCTATATTGTTGCATTTTTTCAGGTAAAAGTGAAAACAATAAATCCCTATATTGCAATATCATTATTGGCATATGGGATGGTAATGGTTGCATGGATTGCTGGTAATATTTTTAGAACTGGTAATTATGGACTGGGGATAGCGGTTTGCTGCTATATTGCGGTTATTTTAACAATGGGATGGTCTGCTTTTCAAACGTATTCACCATTTATTATTCTTGGTGCCCTTTCTTTTATTTTCTCAGACTCCATTTTAGCTATGGATATGTTTATAACAGATATTCCTACGGCTCATATTCTGATCATGACTAGTTACTATAGTGCCCAACTTTTATTTACCTTGAGCACGCTAAAATATTCCGTAGCTCGAAAGAAAGTGTTAGAATTATGA
- the pepT gene encoding peptidase T: MKETVIERLVRYTKIDTQSNEASQTTPSTKKQWDLLRVLETELKEIGMEEIEVDENGYLFATLPANSDKELPTIGFLAHVDTATDYTGTNVNPQRHDNYDGGDIQLNPEVVLSPTNSPELANYIGQTLITTDGTTLLGADDKAGIVEIMTAMEYLINHPEVKHGKIRVGFTPDEEIGRGPHKFDVERFNADYAYTMDGGPLGELQYESFNAASAKVTTHGVSVHPGSAKGKMVNAITMAIKFQEMLPKEAVPELTEDHEGFIHLMSFNGEIEKASLSYIIRDHDRKAFEAKKALMKEAEKAIKSEFGEEAITVELSDQYYNMAEKILPVKEIVDIAQKAMENLDIKPLILPIRGGTDGSQLSYMGLPTPNIFAGGENMHGKYEYVSAETMVKATEVIIEIVQLFEQKA; this comes from the coding sequence ATGAAAGAAACAGTAATCGAACGATTAGTTCGCTACACTAAAATTGATACACAATCTAACGAAGCAAGCCAAACAACACCTTCTACAAAAAAACAATGGGATTTACTACGTGTATTAGAAACTGAATTGAAAGAAATCGGTATGGAGGAAATCGAAGTAGACGAAAATGGCTATTTATTTGCAACTTTACCTGCAAATTCTGATAAAGAATTACCAACAATCGGATTTTTAGCTCATGTTGATACAGCAACTGACTACACAGGTACAAATGTAAATCCACAACGCCATGACAATTATGATGGTGGCGATATCCAACTAAATCCTGAAGTTGTCTTATCTCCAACAAATTCACCAGAATTAGCTAACTATATTGGTCAAACATTGATTACTACAGATGGTACTACATTACTTGGTGCAGATGACAAAGCAGGAATCGTAGAAATTATGACTGCTATGGAATACTTGATTAATCATCCTGAAGTAAAGCACGGCAAAATCCGTGTAGGCTTTACCCCAGATGAAGAAATCGGTCGTGGACCTCATAAATTTGACGTGGAACGTTTCAATGCAGATTATGCATACACAATGGATGGTGGTCCACTAGGGGAACTACAATACGAAAGTTTTAACGCAGCAAGTGCTAAAGTAACAACTCATGGTGTTAGCGTTCATCCAGGTTCTGCAAAGGGCAAAATGGTTAATGCAATTACAATGGCCATTAAATTCCAAGAAATGCTGCCAAAAGAAGCGGTTCCAGAATTAACAGAAGATCATGAAGGATTTATCCACCTTATGAGCTTCAATGGTGAAATTGAAAAAGCTAGTCTTTCTTACATTATCCGTGATCATGATCGTAAAGCCTTCGAAGCAAAAAAAGCATTAATGAAAGAAGCTGAAAAAGCAATTAAATCAGAATTTGGCGAAGAGGCAATCACAGTTGAACTTTCTGATCAATATTACAACATGGCAGAAAAAATCCTCCCTGTAAAAGAAATTGTTGACATTGCACAAAAAGCTATGGAAAATTTAGATATCAAGCCTCTAATTTTACCAATTCGCGGCGGTACAGATGGTTCTCAACTGTCATATATGGGACTTCCAACACCTAATATCTTCGCTGGTGGCGAAAATATGCATGGTAAATATGAATATGTTTCAGCTGAAACTATGGTGAAAGCAACTGAAGTAATCATTGAAATCGTTCAATTGTTTGAGCAAAAAGCTTAG
- the nfsA gene encoding oxygen-insensitive NADPH nitroreductase, with product MVKELLRSHTSVRKYTGEIIPKEVVRDLIETAQMAASSHFIQAYSVIWVTDKEKQQQLGELSNNAFQFQTAGATFLFCVDFKRLQVAGKKQGIEIVADSAENVLAGVADVSLFAQNFVIAAEAEGYGICYIGGARNNPEKISELFNLPDYVFPLFAMTIGKPTKRNETKPRLPLDAVLHENSYDVEKYDHLLDDYDATLEKYYASRSSNQKMANWTKQMADFLIEQRRPFIKDFLAKKGFSWK from the coding sequence ATGGTTAAAGAACTATTACGTAGTCATACATCTGTTCGAAAATATACAGGTGAAATAATTCCAAAAGAAGTCGTGAGAGATTTAATTGAAACTGCTCAAATGGCTGCTTCATCACATTTTATCCAAGCATATAGTGTTATTTGGGTTACAGATAAAGAAAAACAACAACAACTTGGTGAACTATCCAATAATGCTTTCCAATTCCAAACTGCAGGTGCAACTTTCTTATTCTGTGTGGATTTTAAACGCTTGCAAGTCGCTGGTAAAAAACAAGGAATTGAAATTGTAGCCGATTCTGCTGAAAATGTCCTAGCAGGTGTGGCAGATGTATCTCTTTTTGCACAAAACTTTGTTATTGCAGCAGAAGCAGAAGGCTACGGTATTTGTTATATCGGCGGTGCTCGTAATAATCCAGAGAAAATTAGTGAATTATTCAATCTGCCTGATTACGTCTTCCCGCTATTTGCAATGACAATCGGTAAGCCTACAAAACGGAACGAAACAAAACCACGTTTACCTTTAGATGCCGTACTGCATGAAAATAGCTACGATGTCGAAAAATATGATCATCTACTAGATGATTACGATGCTACATTAGAAAAATACTACGCAAGTCGTTCTTCAAATCAAAAAATGGCCAATTGGACAAAACAAATGGCCGACTTCCTAATCGAACAACGTCGTCCTTTTATAAAAGATTTCTTAGCTAAGAAAGGATTCAGTTGGAAATAA